ATCTAACCATAACGAATGAGAAATTAATGCGTCGTGATTATAAAAGTTTATCTTTACAGTATCATAAAATCAGATTGTCTTAATGAACCGCCGAGTACCGAACGGTACGCTCTGGTGGTGTGAGAGGTCGGTCATTCAATTAATGAATGACCTCCTACTCGATTTTTTGGAAATAGTTTTACAAAATCATGCATTCCACTTGTCGTATATGCATCTTGGAACTGATTTAATGCAGTTTAACGGTAATGTGTTTCTTATAAATGAAATAAGACTAAAATGACAGTGTGATAATATTCCAATTAGGTATTTAAAAGGACAGGGTGTATTTATGCTATTTCAGGAATATATGGAACTTATGAAGAAAAGATTGATGAACAATTTCGATATGACCGTGCCGTTTGAATATGCTGGATATAGCATAGACTTATTTGCCGAATCACACTTGCGAACGGAACGTTATTTTGCCTCGAAGAAAGTGAAAGTCTACGGAATGGAAAATGACGAATTTTGTTTCATGAAGCATTTTGATATGATTACAGAAGATATTGTTGATGCCTACATAGAAATGCTGATAGCCTCCATAGACGATATGGTAAAACTTAGGGAGGACCATATGTCGACCATCATAACTGGCATAATCGTTGCCGATTCGGTCGATGACAAGAATATAGAAAACGTAGTCAAAAGATTCAGGCACCAAAAGAGCTACGCCTTCGGACTCAAGGGATGGGTCGATGTTCGCCTTATTCTTGTAGATCTTCATGGAAAGATAGTTGTGCCCTCTAAAAAAGCCGTTAAGGTCGAAACTTTCTATCGACCTTAAAATAAAAATTTCCAAAGGAGGATTTATATGAACTCATTAGTATTGGTGTTGGCCTCTATCGTAATTTTCATTGTTGCTTATCTTACATATGGTAGATGGTTGGCAAAAACATGGGGAATTGACCCGACAAAGGAAACCCCAGCTCATTACATGGAAGATGGCGTGGACTATGTGCCTGCAAAGGCTCCGGTGCTCTTAGGCCATCACTTTGCTTCAATCGCTGGTGCAGGACCTATTACGGGCCCTATTGCAGCTGCTGCATTCGGCTGGGTTCCGGTTATGCTGTGGATTGTTATCGGAGGAATTTTCTTCGGTGGTGTTCATGACTTCGGAGCACTTTTCTCTTCCATCAGAAATGACGGTAAATCTATTGGCCAAGTTATTGAAGCAAATGTTGGCAGAACAGAAAAAAAGCTTTTTGCAGTATTTTCGTGGTTGACACTCGTGCTTGTTATTGCGGCATTTGTAAACATCGTTGCCAATACATTTGTAGCTTCTCCTGAAGCAGCAATGGCTTCAATGCTCTTTATTGCATTGGCTGTAGTCTTTGGATACTTTGTTTACAGAAAAGGCGCATCATTGGCAATCGGTAGTGTTATTGGTGTTGCACTCCTTGTTGTTTGCATATGGATTGGAATGGCCTTCCCGCTTGTATTGTCTAGAAACGTTTGGATTGGATTCCTTCTTGTTTACATCTTCATAGCTTCAGTAACACCTGTATGGATACTCTTGCAGCCTAGAGACTACTTGAACTCTTTCCTTCTCTACGCTATGATTATCGGAGCTGTACTTGGATTGATATTCTACGCTCCGAGCATGCAACTTACACCATTTGCAGGCTTCAAAGTTGGAGGACAATGGCTGTTCCCAATGCTCTTTATCACAATTGCTTGCGGAGCTATTTCAGGCTTCCACAGCTTGGTTGCTTCGGGTACAACATCCAAGCAAATTGATAATGAAAAAGACGCATTGCTCATTGGTTACGGCGGAATGCTCATAGAGTGCGTTCTAGCAGTTATAGCTCTTGTAACAGCTGGTTATGTCTCCCAGGGAGATTTCACAAACCTTCTTGCTAACGGCGGACCTATCAACGTATTCTCAGAGGGTATCGGAACATTCATGACTAAGATTGGTATTCCGTTCTCTGTTGGTAAACCTTTCGCGGCTCTTGCTATTTCAGCATTTGCACTTACTTCACTTGATACTGCAACAAGACTTGGGCGTTTCATACTTCAAGAATTCTTTGAAGATGACACTAAAGAAGTTCAAAGCATACTCGTTACAAACCGTTTTATAGCAACTACAATAACAGTTATTGCAGGTGGATCATTGTCAGTAGTTGGTTGGTCAAAAGTATGGCCGCTATTCGGTTCATCAAACCAATTGCTAGCAGCCCTCGCACTTCTTGCTCTTGCTGCATACCTTAAAAACAATGGCAAGAAATATGGCATGATTATACTTCCTATGATATTCATGTTTGCAGCAACGCTTACTGCCTTGGTGCTCTTGATTCAGCAAAATATTGCAGCTGGAAATATACTTCTTGTCGCATTCGCAGTTGCTCTCTTGGGATTGGCGGTAGTTCTTGTAGCAAGATCTTATAAAGTTTTGACAAAAAAGACTGAATTATAAGATGTAATTTAAAAAGATTGAAAGATGAGGGCACCCATATGGGGTGTCCTCTTTTTTTAATCTTTTTCTGTTACCGGAATGTCATTGAGGCGATGATGCTGGTATGTTAAGATAGAAGGTGGATGCAGATGGCAAAGGTCATCTTTATTATATTTATAAACAAGTAAAAATGATGCGGAGGAAGACCATGGGACGTTTTTTTGGAACCGACGGAGTAAGAGGCATTGCGAACGTTGAGCTTACAAATGATTTGGCATACAAATTGGGGCGCTACGGGGCCCATGTTCTTACAGAAGGAAGAAAGCATGTTAAAATCTTGATAGGGAAAGATACGCGCATATCCGGAGACATGCTGGAAGCATCTCTTGCGGCAGGTATTATGTCGATGGGCGGGAATGTTGTTTCACTTGGAGTAGTGCCTACACCGGCTGTAGCTTTTTTGACAAGATATTTCAATGCGGATGCAGGGGTTGTAATTTCAGCATCACATAATCCGGCCGAGTACAACGGAATAAAGTTCTTCAACAAGAATGGATATAAATTGGCAGACGAAATAGAGGATAGGATAGAGAAATATATACTAGGAGGGCTAGAGGCGGAATCCTTGATAGACGGAGACCATGTTGGTACCTGGAACACTATCCCTGAAGCATATAAGCTATATTGCGATCATCTTGTAGAAAAAATGGATGTGGATTTTTCGGGAATGAAGGTTGCAATAGACTGTGCAAACGGAGCGGCTACAACTACGGCGGCCTACGCACTTTCTAAAATGAATGCGGATGTTTCGGCCTTTTGCTGCAATCCGGACGGACATAATATAAACAAGGGTTGTGGGTCTACACATGTCGAGCTTATTGCGCAAAAGGTCAAGTCTGGCGATTATGCATTAGGAATGGCCTTCGACGGAGATGCAGATAGGTTAATAGCTGTGGATGAAACCGGCGAGATAGTAGACGGAGACAAGATAATGGCAATCTGCGCAGACTACCTTAAGGAAGTAGGAGAGCTTAAAAAGGACACGCTTGTTACTACAGTAATGAGTAACATGGGGCTTTTTGCGGCGCTTGGAAAAAGAGGCATAAACATAGAAAAGACTAGAGTGGGTGACCGTTATGTTCTTGAAAAAATGCTTGAAGAGGGATACAACTTCGGCGGAGAGCAGTCGGGGCATCTCATATTCCTAGACCACAACACCACAGGAGACGGACTTTTGTCCGCTTTGATGTTAATGAGGGTAATGAAAAAACGTGGTAAAAAGCTTTCCGAGATCAAAGGCATAATGGAGACATTTCCCCAAGTGCTTATAAACGCGAAGGTAGACAATGATAAGAAACACGACTACATCGAAGACGAAGTAATAAGGCAATCCGTCAAGGAAACCGAAAGGTTCTTCAACGGAGAGGGAAGAGTACTAGTAAGAGCCTCAGGCACTGAGCCATTGGTACGCGTGATGATAGAAGGAAAAGACCAAAGCGTATTGAATGAGAAAGCGCAAGAACTTGCTGACTTAATTGAAAAGAGATTGGGATAGAAAAAAGTAGAAAGTAGAAAAAGGACTAAAAAGGGACAGACATTTTTGTGTCCATAATGACGATATATATGGCAGAAAAAATAGCAAGTAACAAGTAACAAGTGGCAAGTAGTAAGTAGCAAGTGGAAACAAAAGATAAAACGGGGAAAGAAGTGTGAAGTGTAAGAAAGATGATGAGCATTTTGAAGTCGCATTTGTTTTGCTTTTATTGTTTAAATCTTTTGTCTTATTAGTATTGAGCTTTTTCTTTCTACTTTATTCTTTCCACTTTAAACTGTTCGAAAGGATGTGATTCATGAAATAGTCTTAATTGAAATCATAAAACAAGCGCCTGAGCTCACAGAGCTGACGAGGACAGGGTTAATCGAAAAATCGGCGGATTCCCTGCGGCCTGTTCACGGCCGATAAAGACTTAGCAAAAACCGGAAGCGATTCCGTATACAAAACAGTCGGGTGAAACCATGTCAGAAAAGTAATAAGGTTTAAAAAAAATATAGAAAATGGAGGATTTCATCATGTGTGGAATCGTTGGATATATAGGGGAACAAAAGGCTACTCCAATCATAATAGAGGGATTGGCGAAGCTTGAATATAGAGGGTATGATTCATCGGGAATAGCAGTCTATAACAAGGGTAAGCTTGAGGTTAGAAAATATGCCGGACGATTGGCTGTACTGCAGGAAAAAATAAAAAATGAGGATTTTTCAGGGTCGGTTGGAATAGGACACACAAGATGGGCAACCCATGGAGCACCAAGTGACAACAACGCCCATCCCCATACAAGCACAAATGGCAACATAGCTGTTATCCACAACGGAATCATTGAAAATTACATGAAATTAAAAGAATGGCTGATTGATGAAGTTGGCGTGGAATTCAAGTCGGAGACCGACACAGAGGTCATATCGCATCTAATAGAGTATTTTTATGAAGGAGACCTGCTTCAGGCTGTGCATAAAGCCGTTGAAAAAATGCGTGGAGCCTATGCAATAGTGGTGGTATGCGGTAATGAGCCGGACAAGCTAGTAGCTGTAAGGAAGGATAGCCCCTTGATAATAGGAAGAGGTGAAGGAGAAAACTTTCTTGCTTCAGATATACCAGCTCTCCTTAAGCATACGAGAAACATGTTGCTAATAGAGAACAACGAATTTGTATTGCTTACAAAGGATGAAGTTAAAATTTACAACAATCTTTTGCAGGAGCAGAAGAGAGATACATTTAAGGTTACATGGGATGTGGAGGCGGCAGAAAAAGAAGGA
This genomic window from Peptostreptococcaceae bacterium contains:
- a CDS encoding carbon starvation protein A, producing the protein MNSLVLVLASIVIFIVAYLTYGRWLAKTWGIDPTKETPAHYMEDGVDYVPAKAPVLLGHHFASIAGAGPITGPIAAAAFGWVPVMLWIVIGGIFFGGVHDFGALFSSIRNDGKSIGQVIEANVGRTEKKLFAVFSWLTLVLVIAAFVNIVANTFVASPEAAMASMLFIALAVVFGYFVYRKGASLAIGSVIGVALLVVCIWIGMAFPLVLSRNVWIGFLLVYIFIASVTPVWILLQPRDYLNSFLLYAMIIGAVLGLIFYAPSMQLTPFAGFKVGGQWLFPMLFITIACGAISGFHSLVASGTTSKQIDNEKDALLIGYGGMLIECVLAVIALVTAGYVSQGDFTNLLANGGPINVFSEGIGTFMTKIGIPFSVGKPFAALAISAFALTSLDTATRLGRFILQEFFEDDTKEVQSILVTNRFIATTITVIAGGSLSVVGWSKVWPLFGSSNQLLAALALLALAAYLKNNGKKYGMIILPMIFMFAATLTALVLLIQQNIAAGNILLVAFAVALLGLAVVLVARSYKVLTKKTEL
- a CDS encoding phosphoglucosamine mutase, translated to MGRFFGTDGVRGIANVELTNDLAYKLGRYGAHVLTEGRKHVKILIGKDTRISGDMLEASLAAGIMSMGGNVVSLGVVPTPAVAFLTRYFNADAGVVISASHNPAEYNGIKFFNKNGYKLADEIEDRIEKYILGGLEAESLIDGDHVGTWNTIPEAYKLYCDHLVEKMDVDFSGMKVAIDCANGAATTTAAYALSKMNADVSAFCCNPDGHNINKGCGSTHVELIAQKVKSGDYALGMAFDGDADRLIAVDETGEIVDGDKIMAICADYLKEVGELKKDTLVTTVMSNMGLFAALGKRGINIEKTRVGDRYVLEKMLEEGYNFGGEQSGHLIFLDHNTTGDGLLSALMLMRVMKKRGKKLSEIKGIMETFPQVLINAKVDNDKKHDYIEDEVIRQSVKETERFFNGEGRVLVRASGTEPLVRVMIEGKDQSVLNEKAQELADLIEKRLG
- a CDS encoding isomerizing glutamine--fructose-6-phosphate transaminase yields the protein MCGIVGYIGEQKATPIIIEGLAKLEYRGYDSSGIAVYNKGKLEVRKYAGRLAVLQEKIKNEDFSGSVGIGHTRWATHGAPSDNNAHPHTSTNGNIAVIHNGIIENYMKLKEWLIDEVGVEFKSETDTEVISHLIEYFYEGDLLQAVHKAVEKMRGAYAIVVVCGNEPDKLVAVRKDSPLIIGRGEGENFLASDIPALLKHTRNMLLIENNEFVLLTKDEVKIYNNLLQEQKRDTFKVTWDVEAAEKEGYPHFMLKEIHEQPKGIYETLHRCLEKDDSINLDGISITKEDLEHIN